The DNA segment GGAAGGACGCACCCTGAGCGCTTGTCCGTTTCCGCTGCAGGGGCGAACCACCCGCGGTCGTCGGCGCCCCCCGCCTGGCGGCTGCAGGAGCGCCGGTGCTGAGGCCGCCTCCGCGATGCCCGTGATCAGCCCGGGCCCCGACGAGGCGGCCGCCGTCCAGGCCCTGGCGCCCCCAAAGCTGTGCGCGGGCTGCGGCGCACCCATCGCCGACCGCTTCTACCTGCTGGCCGTCGAACGGCAGTGGCACACGCGCTGCCTGCGCTGCTGCCACTGCAAGCAGCAGCTGGACTCCGAGCTCACCTGCTTCGCCAGGGACGGGAACATCTACTGCAAGGATGACTACTACAGGTACGCCGGCGGGCTCGCCGCCCCAGTGCACCTTCGCCGCGGAGAGGGCCACGGAGGCGAATAGAGGGAGAAAGAGGGAGGAGAGAGGGAGGAAGGAGGggagagaggaaggaaggaaggaaggaaggaaggaaggaaggaaggaaggaaggaaggaaggaaggaaggaaggaaggaaggaaggaaggaaggaaggaagggtggAGAGGTAAACCAGAGGCAGGTACCGGTCTGCTGTCCCGCACTGGGGGAAAAGGATGGAGGGATCAAAAGGGGAAGGGGGTAAAAATAGAGAAGTAAACACTTTGTGTACGGCAATGCCATAGCATATATCGCGCAGACAAGACTCCTCGTTGAGCGTACATTTGAAAGAGAGACAGACATAAATAACAGCGTCATATGCAGCTGTAGATTTGCAGTATTTGGATGCGACTAACAGGAAGACAACTGTGAGTTTCGAAATAAGGTGACCCTATCGTTTAAGAGGTTAGGGGTACAGCGGAGCGCAAGCCCACTTGGGCAGAACGCTAAGCCAAGGGGCGTCatggttctgcgcatgcgcgcatgtGGCACCGCTATTCTATCCTCCCAACcgatagggtcaccctattcGAGAACCCCCTTTTAAGGGAGCGTGGAAAGTGTTAAGGGTGAATCTGACCTTTCCATTGCTCCCCCTGTTGTCAAGACAAGGGGCCGTCATAGCCCGCCGACTGCGTtctgtttttctatttttctaGGCACTGCCATGCCATTAAAACTCGTTCTGGTGCCGCGTGCCAGAGGGCGTAACAGAATTACTGTGGGGAGTCGCTGCTGCGACGTCTCACAGAGTGCGCGGTAGCATGACATTGTTGTGTGATGGtattaaaaaaaaggttttcgTTTGATTATCTTTCTTAAATCATTTTCATTTTCGTCGAAACCTTTCGAATGCATCTTCCAGATTGAAGAGCACGAGTCTACATTTCAAATCGCATAATTAACTCCTCAACAGGGAGCGGAAACACGTAGAACGCCACTGACGCTCCTATAGCAACAGATATGTGTGGGAGAATTTTCGTGTTCGAACGTCCGCGTTTGCGTAGCGAGCGCTCTCTAACACGGACTGGAAAACCTGTGTAACGCATGCATAAAAATGTGCCTAAAAACACGCGTAAAAAGTATAAAAGCCAATGCGCTGCAAATAAACGAACACAAAACCAGAGGGACGAAGCAGCAGAACGCCAGGCATGCGGGTGCAAAAAAGCACGCGAAATGAAGCGGCACACGGACCAGCTGCGAATGCGTACGCCAACGAGGTCGTAAAATGTCCGCAGCCGCTTGTTCCGTGCCGGGGAATACCCTGACGCAGAAATTTTGCCCAGTTGCGGTGTAGTCAGGATGCGATAACAACCTTAACGACGCTTTCCGCGACCATTAGTTGGCATCCGCGCAGCAGCTCACCGCGCGTTTTGGACCAGCGTTTGCTGCTCTTATTGACAATGTGCTGTTGCTGTACCTTCCTGGTTTCGCATGCCACTGTCTATTCCCTCTTTGTATTcctttttcatatattttttaaCCCAGGGTGGGGAGGTGGGGGAGGTTATTTCGAGCCACCAGTCTGTGCTCAGGAAATCGAAACCGGCCTTCCTTTAAAAGAGCGCGTCACGTCTAACCCAGCTCACCGAGTACAATCACTGTGTTTTATTCAAAATTAAATAGCACCTCCATGCCTATTAGGCCTGTTAGCATAATTCATGCGTCTTTCGCGGAAGATACGTGGACAGTCAAGGCGTCCCTTACAAAAGTTTCTTTAGATGGTCTagagactgtccatagacttctgtctatagactctctatagacaaaccctagaacagtctataggcaatacaaatcctgtagacagtctatagacaatctataattTATtacatgcacttttagtagacttttgtctatatacagtctacaaactatgaatagacaaagagaaatatctatatgaaggcagTAGAGTCTGTGAGAATTCCACCATATTTGTTATGGGTGGTCGAGACGAACGCAAAAGTGATGCGGTAATGAGAAATGGGGACGTTCGTTCTCCTATATAAAACGATGAAGGATGAGCAGTGTGGTGCGCTTTTTGAGGACACCATGATAAGCAGAGATATCTGGCTGTTGTAAATAAAGGAGCCGGGGGTTCAGACTGGCTACCACAGGATATTTAATCAATGTGACTTTCACAAAAGTTTCACGAGCTTCGCAACACTTGAAGTTTGGCCGTATTTAACGAATGAATCGCAAGCAGCTAGAGCCACCCCTGAACGGTAAATTATACATAGCGGTACCAGAGCCGCCATTCACGAATGCTTGCCAGCTGTCACTGAGGCCGTATGCGGCATGTGCGCTTCGCGCCGACGTTTCACCGCCGAATAACGCGCGCGCGCACTTGgaccaaaaaaaaacgaaaacaaatggtGTTTTCCCGCATTTTGCGCTAGCGGATCTGCAGACACATGGTGTGTGTAGACGCGTGTTCAGCTGCTGGGCTTGCGTCGTAGCGTCACTGTCAAGGTTAGAAGCGGCACTCTGCGGGCGAggaaaagctagaaaaaaaagCCTCTCTGCCAGTACTGCGTGAAGCCTGCAGCCATGCTAGCTCGCCGTTGCCAGCGCGTACTCTCACGCGATCCGGCAGTGAGTTTGGAAGAGTGGATTTGTCTGAAAAAAATAATCAAAGCAGAAAAATTGGCGCAAGTGTCAATTTTACGATGGAAAAGCAATAGATGCGAGTTTGCATAATAaaagaaaataaggaaaaaaaatgccgcaCCCGGCTGGCAATTCTTAGAAAGCGAATGTATTGTTATCCTAGTAATGGCAGCACCTGGCCAGAGAGGCCTTGAACGTGTATCGACTGCCTCGGAAAAAACAAGAGATTTCCATTGGCTGTCGTAGCGTGGAGGACAGCCTGCTTTCAGTACCGGTGCACTTTCCCGCGCTTTCGTCGGGCGCGCAGCCAAATGTGGCTCGTTGTAAGAGCGCGGCTACTACGACGGACAGGCGATCGCTGCTATGGGAAGTATACCGTGTCGAGCGGAACGGCTGCGCGGACCAAGCGCTTCTTGCTTCTTACTGTCGCGTAGTTTGTGAGAAACGAAGCTGGACGATAGCAGCTTTCCGCGAATCGTCGAGCTCTTGACCTGTTCACACAGTCCTGAGAGTTTAGCTCACACTAGTCGGAATAGGTGATGCTTTCTTCACCACCAAACTTCTTGGTGGGCTTACCAGCAGTTCCTTCGTTGAAAACAGGAAACCTACGATAAAAGAGGCGCTGTTAGGCCAGAcgcttgggccacagcactgacgcactgaaaaacaaaggggggaggagggggggggggtgctgcttGCTCTAGACCCCGGTCGCAGCTCCTGCGTTTCCGTTAGCGCTCGCCCATATCTCAAAATTCATAAACAGCGTCTCAGCGTCCGAGTTGCTTAGCATCAAAGTGCATGGGACCCTTGTTGATGTGATCTAGAGATGCTTCTTTCTTCGAGATGAATTCGCCTTCGCGTTTTGTCCGCACAGCAGAGTTTTGTCGATTGAAAACTATGCActttatggctgcgtttcggcaAAGACGCCAGAAGAAGCAAAATGATCAAATTAACTTTCTTGGCTAAAAACAATTAGACACTAGTTTAACGTTGTAAGGCGCTTCGTTCTACTGATTTCCCGTGGAGTCAAGAAGCCTATTTAGTGCGCAATAGAAAAAAGGAATGTGTCAATTGAACCCACTAACAGTTTGACTAAAAAGCAAGCATGGCTGACGTTGCAATCGCCGAGCACAATACAGGCACGGTTAAACCCTATTCTCAGCCACGCTGCTCATAAGTGCGTCGAAAATGGCGTCCAGAGCCAATGGTGACACTTATTTGTGTCACCTACTCTAAAACTCTCGAATAGCGCGTTCACCTTCATTGGCTCCTTATGCAGCTGCGCGCGCTCAATTCCCGCAACAAGGACGCGTGTTTGATAAATCGTGGCTGTCTTTACCCAAAGATACCCGTGACATATTTGCGCAGCACTGCCGATCGAATCAAAACAAACGCGGTAGAAATTTGGCGCTCTGTAGCTAGTGGAGAAATGAAACAAACACACATACCTGAGGCGCAGGTGTTCGAAGGAGTCGCGATTGTTGTCTTTACCGAGCTGATCGCCAAGTCTTGCCAGACGCGAGCGCCCGCTACATGTTTCATGTCGATGCCCATTGCGCGTATCGACAGGAAAAGTGAAACAATAACGTAAACAACACGTATAAGAACGCGCACATAGAGAGGCTTATCTGAGCCCGTTCCAAAGCTGCTGCAGAGATGCAGCTCTTTCGCCGCATTTATTTTCCCCCAGCAGTCGCATGCGGCACGTGCCTGGTTTGAGCAAACAAGCttatggggaaaaaaaaaaaaaatgtgatgggcatttttttttttcacttcccctTGTCAGTTTTTCTTCATCGGCTTTGTACAGAACCATTGCATGCTTAAGGTGCAGCGTACTGGGCAACTATTCAAATCGGTTGGCCGGCGATGGTCAGTAGAACTGACTGGACACTAAACGACTTGGCGATATGCTTCATGACAGAAAGAATGAGGAGTAATAAGAAATAGATCTCCAGGGTCTCTCTCCTCGCACGGGCCTCGAATATTCGATGCAGCAGCACAATTTATCTTCAAGGTGCAGAGTTGTCCGCTTTGTACTTGCACGAGCGTTAACTGGGCTTACAATTGTCAAAACTTCGATTGAGTAGTGCAATTGCAATACACCGGACCAGGGATTGTGAAATATTATGGCTTCAATATTTATTCGAAGTTCCTGGTTTCGGTACGAAGTTGTCATAATGCATCCGCTTCTGtcataaaaaaacgttttctttttctttccactactagcacacacgcacacgttgGTAATGCAAGCAACTGCCGTCGTCTCAGAAAACCGACCATCGCAAACACAACTTTACTCTCTCTTTGAATAAAAGCAGCTCCAGTGTCCTCTCAGTGGCATACGTGATGGTTTTATTCACCACTATAGTTGTCACCCTCTCCTGAGGGAAAGGCGCCGCTGTGTGGATGCCACTTCTATCACACGAAGGCAAAACGCTGCTCGGTTGTCTCAGTACTTCGTCAACATTAACATGTGAGACGATTGCATTAGCACGAACCCCTTTCACTCGCCACGCTTGCGCGTCCACGAATCCCCCTCCTCCTCACGAATCACTCACTTCCAAATCGTTGCTTTCGCCATTTTCTCCGTAAGTTACTGGAATGCCATTTCTTTCTGTAAGCGCTCTGCGACACCATTTCCAATAGCGCGCGGAGCACTGCCGCGCGTACGCCCCAACAGTGCCAGTGGAGCGCACGGGAGCAGCGCGCAGCCGACTCGGGTCGGCGTCGTCCTCCCACCGAGCGAACGGCAGCACGCATCATGCACTCGCTGACCACCAACAAACTGGCCGCTTCCTGGAACCCGTAATGACCGGACGGGTACCGCGCCCGGCACTTCTCGGCGTGCCGATATAACGAAGACATCAGGCCGCTCGTAAACGACGCGCTGGAGAAGCCACCCCGTGGGAAAGCCGCGAGGGGAAGCGGGGCGCGCACGCTGCGAGGAGACCCTGGGTGCATCGAGGGCTCTTTTGTGCGCGCACGCTGCGCCCATCATGGACAGCATCCCTTTTACGACCGTTCATCGTGGAAGAGGGGCCCCCGCTCGCGCCTCCCCGCGCTAACCCTCTTTACGGCTGCCCTCGTAAGGGGGGCGGAAAGGCAGTCTTTGTCCACTCCACCTGACGAGGACGCCCTTGGTGTCTTCTCCTTTTGTGCGTGGCCCTGCGCCTCGACTTCTTCCTCATTTGCGCGCGAGTCCCTTTTCGGAGCAGGCCCTACCGCGCGCCACACGGGTAGACTCCCCCTCTCTGTTGACCCTTCTCGCTGGGCATAGCCCGCGGCTTTGCTGTCTTTATCGGAGGATCCCTCATTTTCGGTGTCGGCGGTGCGCCGGACGACCCGCCAGGCCCGGCATGGTGTCGACGTGGGGCGCTGCGGGCGCCCTTGGCGAAAGGTGCGCCCAGGTGATCACCGCTGTGTACAAGGCCGACCTGCATGGGAGGCCGGCGTCCGGTGCGCGTCGCTAACGAGACGTAATTCGCCAGGGCTTCTTTCCTTACACGGCTTCCTGTCGATGTATCCTAGGTGTTCTCCTTTTGTTGCCCTAGGCCAAGATGGTGCATTCCGAACGGAAGCATGCCTCGTATTGGGCATGTCAGTGCGGGCCTTATACTGGGGCACACGCTTGCAGAGCCCTTGCAACGCCCAGTCTGTGACGTGGGTGGCCATGAGAATCATCGCTGGTGGCATATCTAGACTTCTTGCTCGTGTACTGTGTccgcaaaaggaaagaaaagaggcCGATGGTGCAGGAAGGGGTTTCAAAACGACGCTTCCGCTTGGGGGCGTTTGCGTGtagtgaaaaaacaaaaaaactttcgGGAGCTGTAACAAAAAGAAGCTTTCACTCATGAATGCCTTGCCGAACCTCCAACCATGATATGTCTGGCTGCCGTGCGTGGGCATTACACAAGCATGCACGAGAAGACGAAAGAATGGACAGTGCAGATGTTCTGGCAAGTTGTAAATGTCCGCAGTGACTCCTTCATGTCTGTTCACAGTATAACGGAAATCATCATCACTAACACAAAAGGCGTGGCGATGGCTGGTTGCTAGCGATTTTTGCCTACTGTATTTTAAAGGTCTAAATGTGATAGAATTATCTTCATGCAGTTACTTTAAAAATGAAGGGTGCCAAGCAGATGCTGCAATAGAGTGTAAAAAGGGCTAAGGCACAATAAAGTGTCATCACAAAGGAAGAGTGGCTCGAAACAAGCGCCTGTCCAACGCCCTCCTACATCCCTGGCTGTCCTTCAGCGCGATCTACCGCTTTTTAAATGAACAATCTGCAGCCCGCCTTGCCAGTTCTATACTAACGTGTTCATTCTGCGGACTAAAACAGCAAGCCTTTCCGTAATCATATCCAACAGGAATTCTGAGAAACCGCCAAAGCTATTGATTCAACCTGCTAATTAATATGACGAAAGAGAAAAATCCCGGTAATCAAGCTGTTGAGTGAGAAACCTTCGATAGCACGTGCACCCTCGCGCTTGACGCCAGTTGTTCAATGTTTCTGCGCGCTCAGGGAAGCGACGTGAGCTGAAACATCTCGCGCTTCGGCACCGCACACTTCTCGGCACCGCGGTTAGCACCGGCGCCCTCCACCAAGTGCATAGCTGCCCTGTCGCCTTGCAGTATCAAGTCACGCGGCGCTGGGCACAGCCATGACCAGCCAGTGAGGCGTCATGGCTGTGGCCGCAGAAGCTGGCGTAACGCGGCTTGCGCAACCGTGTTCCGCGATGACGGCTGCGGCAAAACAAGAACGCCAGCGGCGACGAAGCAAGGCGGTCCGTCACCTTGGCCCAGAGAGAGAGCGgggttgtcgcagcggtgcgacGCCGCCTATTGTAGAGGTAGCCCCCCGCCCCCCTTCGGTAACGGATCATTGCTGCACGTGCGCGCTGCTGCCCGTACCCCGGTGCCGCCGCCTCGGGCTGGAAGCGGTGTAGACAGTTTGAGGACAGCGTCTTGCCGAGCCCGAGAGGAGCTCTCAACGCGCGCGGGCGGCTGCCAACCTTTTGTGTCTCCCAATCTGCCATCCATCTGAGCGCTCGGGGTAACCCCCTCCCCCCTGATGCTGCTGTTCTTTTGAGCTGCCTAATGACGGCGCACTGAGCGGCAGCTCGTCTTGGCGCCCTCTTGCCTGGGCGCGCTTTTGGGTCGTCTCCCTTCTGGCAGCCACGGACGCCGCTCCCGCAGCACGCCGGCTCGCTCGCAGCGCACGCTCTTTGAGAAGCCGAGCGTCCTCGCTCCCAGAGCTCTTGTGTGTTAGCCCGATGAAGCCTCGcttggcgagaaaaaaaaaaaagaagggaaagagaaAAGGCGGGAGCCCCGAGAGTGTCgccgttttctctttcttccccGTGTACGCGGACCTTTCGCGCCGCGGGAGTCGCGTCGCGGTTGCATCTTTCCCGCTGTCTTCTTCCACGGGATGCACTCCTGGGGCGAGGGTCCTCCCGCTTCGCTGCTGCCGGAGACAATGGCGGAGTCTAACTTGTCGAGAGGGCCCAGGCGACGTCTCTTTCTTATCTCATGAGCGCGGGGTGCATGCCTTGCGCGTTAGCGGCTTTCCGGTGTAGAAGTGTGCCTTGTTGGCTATGAACGCCTTCCCCCTGCTGCTTGGTGCTTTCGGGGGTACATTTTAGCGAAAGTGCTCTTGAAGCTGGACCCCGTCTCTTACTGTCGTACACTTTGTTTCGGGCATACGGCTTGGCGCCACAATGTGACGGCCGATGCAGAGGTGCGTGGGAAGTGAGAAGAGAGGCAGACAGGTGCGCGAAAAGCGCATTGCTCGCGCCGTACTTCGGTACATTTAGGTAGCCACGTTTTAGCGCTGCGAAAAAAAGCAGTGCTTCCTTTCACTATGGGAGTCCGCGTAGGTCCAGCGAATAAGCGGTGTCAAAGGTTGTAAAAATAGCAAAACGTCGGTTTCTTAAGGTTGGTTTTACAAGGCCTAGGCTTTAGTTGAAAGAGTGCAGAATGGCGATGCTGGCCATATCGAGTGGGAACCGTAGAAAGGCACAAAAGTGATTAGATTAGATTTACAAGAGATTAGACGCAAAGCGCTTTCGTCGTCTCCCTTAGTGTTAAATAAAAAGAGCGCTGAGTCTCAGGTCGAGCCAGTGACGATGGTGTTATATTAGCGCTGGGATCAGTGGACATGCCTCCGATAAACAGAGCCCTTCCAGTTTTACCGTTACTTTATAGTCAGCTGTTGCTGCAGTGTCTGTTGTTGCTCGAAAAAACTGTGAACAGTTGTCAACAGAAGTGTGAATAGAAGTGTGAACAGTTCGAAAGGAAGCCTCCCGGCGCTGAAAAACTGCAATGATTtctaaagaaagaagaaacgtaGGAATTCGAGGTTCCAGTTCAATGTCTCAGGATCGAAGCGCTGTATAACTTCACGACTATGGTCAGTTTACGCTGAATCACTCCGCTACATTGTGTGTAAAGAAAGGTTGCAGAGACCTAGTTGTCCTAATAATACTTATACTTACAATGAGCCGCGTTCGGCTCGTCGTCACGAAGCCTCAGCCACCAGTCGACGCACGGCTGTGCTTGGCGCGGCGCTATCGTTCCACCGCAGCTCAATGAGCGGGGAACGATACGCCTAcagcataaaaaaacaaaaaaagacatataaatcGTTGGCTCCGCTTAATTGGCCTCGCGTACGCCACGAACAGAGGCAGGATACGCGGAGGAAAGCTCCTCGACTTCCTTTTCCGCTGTTTGAAATTGAGCCGGGGCAAGTTCCTACTGGCAGAGATTGTGGCTTCCGGTCCGAGAAGCGTCGCCTGTGTAAGCGCGCGCGCGCCCCGGGAACGTCGTCTCGACATTCATCTCGCGCTGCCTTGTTGCTCTCAGCGCGGGCCTGTAGTGTACCGGACGACGCGGGGGTCATTAGGAGCTGGCTGCGCACACGGGCCTCCGGAACGAGGTTCGACCACCTTCCTCTTTGCGCCGCTTATCGCTCGGCCACGTGCCAGGCGCCGTGCGGGCTGTCACGTTCTGCTCTTtaagtttttttcctttctaaaTGCGAGATTCCTGGACTGCAGAGGATTTTCCGCCGGATGTGTATGGGTTAGAGTTTCACTGGGTTTCGTCAATTCTTTGAGCCGCTCTACACCGCACTCAGTATAATTCCATTCTCTTGAATTCTAAAATGATCTTGATTAGCCCGCTACATAAACGGCTTGAACATGCTCGTATATACACACGACACAGCAAACTGGCCCGACGAGCGTTCTGCAGCATCATCTAAGCGTGCGCACACAGGTGACGCAGTGCAGCACCGGCGCTCAGCGACCGAGTATACGACGGTGGAAATATCGTCTGAAAATTTGAAGGCGGGGAAAAGGTTACGTTTTATTCACGAGGCCTGCAGTAGCTCGGCAACAAACGACGAGACGACGGTTGAACTTCCCTCTTGTCTCTTGGCCGCGCAGGTTGTTCGCCGTGAAGCGCTGCGCCCGATGCCAGCAGGGCATCTTCGCCTCGGAGCTGGTGATGCGGGCCCGGGACCTGGTGTACCACTTGCACTGCTTCACGTGCGCCTGGTGCAACGCGGCGCTGGCCCAGGGCGATCACTTCGGCCTGCGCGACAACCTCGTCTACTGCCGCACGCACTTCGAGCTGTTGGCCGAAGGATGCCAGCCTggactgccgccgccgccgccgctacttcAGGACGACGACGCTGGTGGTGGAGGCGGCGCGGCCGGAGCCTGCAGCCCGCCGCTGGCGCAGGGCCCCGCGTACGTGCCGCCGCAGGGGCCGTACGGCGTGCGCAAGGGCCGGCCGCGAAAACGCAAGCCCGGAGACCTGCCCGAGGGTCCGCCACACTTAGGTGCGCCGCTGCTGCTTTGTTCAAGCGCCCCTGTACAGTCGCAGTCAAACGTTTTCTAAGGAAAGCAGTATTAGCGAGAAATTTTGCGTCCATCGGCGTCTTCGCTCAAAGCATGAATTGCATGCATGTCTGTGTGCGGGTTACACAATGCACCATTGGACCTCGATCACCGTGCTATGAATGCAAATGATTTAAATTTCTTGGCTGAAGTTGTGTTCCACGAACTTTTGACTGCGGGTGTACATTGCCATCTCCATGCCAAAGCGAGGCCGCAGAGCACCACCTGTCAGCCTGCGCGGCAGCCCAGTTCTCAATGCACAACGGTCTCAAAGGATAAATGTTGGACAATCATGTGCACTTGTATGCACCCCTGGCGCGCCTGTGTCTACAATATCTTGGTTATCCTCACTATAGTTTTGACGGCAGCGATGCTGCAGCTGTGCCACTGGCCCTCGTTTGCGATTCTTGGAAACCGCAGTAACGGCGAAGCTGCGCCTTCGAGCGAGTACTGAACCTTTCGTCATCAGTCACCCGGGACGAAAAACGCAGGGCTGGGCGAAAGAGTTGAGTTTATGAATCTTTCATAGCTACCAGCGTTTTCCTTTGTCTGCACTCGAGTCTTCCGTTCGCACGCGTAATCTCTGTGTGCGCGTGCAGTTCAGAGCAGGTGTCTTGCGGGGAAAACCTCGAAGGACACGCTACGCTCCCTCCGATGCAATAAGCTGCAACAAAAGTGGCGTAGCGCTGGTGCGAGTATATAGGTCAGTGCTTTAGGTAGACACGGCCGGTGCCACTTAGAGTGCTTATGATTAGAACAGGCGAGCGTCGCATGCGCCTAAAATAATACGGAAGAAGAAAACCGTAAGTTCGAGGACATAACAGGGAGGACTGCATGCAATGGATGCCCGACCATTTCATTCCTATTCGCTCCGCGGTTGGCCCGGTGTGTGTGCTGTGGCCTTGTTCGCTTCACTGCACTGCAATTTGATTACGTGTATAATTTTCCGCTTTGGCCTGCGCAGGGCTCCAGGATCTGGCCGGCCTGGACAGCAACGGCTCACCGAtgctgcagcagcaacagcagcagcaacaacgcaCCAAACGTATGCGGACCTCATTTAAGCACCACCAGCTGAGGACCATGAAGTCATACTTCGCCATCAATCAGAATCCTGATGCCAAGGACCTCAAGCAGCTTGCCCAAAAAACGGGGCTCTCCAAGAGAGTTCTCCAGGTACGCAATTCGGCGGACTGCCGGAACATGGCTATGTCTTTCGGAACGCGGCCAGTGCTAAGGTGTCCAGATGTATATTAATGAAGAACTGTGTACGAACAAACGTAAGAATAAGTGCGCTCTTAGCGGAGGGCCTGAATCATGAATGATTCGTGCCTTCTCTATCTGTTTTGTGTTTTGCTTGCTGCATGTGCGATGAAGGGTTCTGGCTCTTGAAAAAGTTGTGTACAGAGGCACCTCATCTTGGTATTGGTCATTAATTCAGTGTTGAGCCATACACCTAGAGGCACGGGTAATAACTCGCGTGTACGGCTCTTTTGGGTCTAAGTTTCCTGGACTTTGCTCTGCAAAAGTCTAACCTACTCACTGTTAGAaacaactacttttttttttcatctatacCTTCTGTTATGACACCGGAACACACTAAGGTCGTttatctcgcttttttttttgtgcgtcgcAGGTCTGGTTCCAGAACGCCCGGGCAAAGTGGCGGCGGAACAATCTACGTCAGCAAGAGCAGCCTACGACTTCTCTTCCGGCTAGCAGTCCAGGAGGCACAAGCTCATTTTCGGAACCAAGTCCCGGAGCACCCCTGGATTATAGCAACGCTCAAACGACCCTCGTGGTGACGGCATCGCAGGAGTCGCTGGGGTCCTTCCAGGAGCTCTTTTGATGGCCCCGGGGCTAAATACCTATTTATTGACTGCATTCGTTCTTCTCATCAAGACATCATCATCTCGACCCACGCGCCTGGGCAGGCAGCGAAGATATGGACGCCATCTCGAGGCACCTCTGCAAAGTATACACTGCTGCGAAGGTCACACCGAAGGACCTTTCCACGCCTCGAGTGCGACGCACGTTGCCACCCAAGAATCTTTCTGCGGGACGCTTCCTCATGTGCGTTTTTCGCCAAACGTGTCTCCAGGTCCCACATCATGGGACACCATTCCTCGGACTGCGCGGCACGTGTGCGCAACAGACTGTAAACGACTTGTGCAGAGAACTGTGTGTGACGCAAGCGTTTACGTGACAAGAGATGTGTAGGAATCCCATCGCGCGTAGCCTGTTTAAAGGTCTTCGCAGTTTTCCGGCGTCAAGACATCCTTGCGGCGTGTACATGTACTTCCcgttgttctttatttttttttttgctccgctgTTTGTTGTGCTCAAGTACTTCTGTGACTAATATACGCGTGTAGCCCTTATGCGACCACGCTTCGTTTGTTCTGTGGAAAGCTAACTAATAAGACACCGAAACAAAGTGGG comes from the Amblyomma americanum isolate KBUSLIRL-KWMA chromosome 1, ASM5285725v1, whole genome shotgun sequence genome and includes:
- the LOC144115505 gene encoding LIM/homeobox protein Lhx9-like — protein: MPVISPGPDEAAAVQALAPPKLCAGCGAPIADRFYLLAVERQWHTRCLRCCHCKQQLDSELTCFARDGNIYCKDDYYRLFAVKRCARCQQGIFASELVMRARDLVYHLHCFTCAWCNAALAQGDHFGLRDNLVYCRTHFELLAEGCQPGLPPPPPLLQDDDAGGGGGAAGACSPPLAQGPAYVPPQGPYGVRKGRPRKRKPGDLPEGPPHLGLQDLAGLDSNGSPMLQQQQQQQQRTKRMRTSFKHHQLRTMKSYFAINQNPDAKDLKQLAQKTGLSKRVLQVWFQNARAKWRRNNLRQQEQPTTSLPASSPGGTSSFSEPSPGAPLDYSNAQTTLVVTASQESLGSFQELF